A genome region from Bradyrhizobium guangzhouense includes the following:
- a CDS encoding FAD-dependent oxidoreductase, whose amino-acid sequence METIDTPVLIVGGGPVGLSLAIDLGWRGVEALLIEQERPTARMVHPRMDNVGIRTMEFCRRWGIVEAIEMAGFPRDLPVSIVYATGVLGHELARDVYPDKAHAVPPPFSPQKHELCPQNFFDPVLQNAASSYSTNQLLYQHRLEEFEDKGDHVIAHVRPLLGGEPLCVRAQYLAACDGASSTVAQRLSLGPTNSKVLSCSTNIFVRCPALAQKTLAQRAYRYVLVGPEGVWGSFVNIDGRDTWRLQLLGDETWPNWSEAQINTFVRRGIGADVDYEVLSWLPWSRREITAPKFSSGRCFLVGDSAHQLSPTGGYGMNTGIAEAVDLSWKIAAVLEGWGGPTLLESYDTERRPIAMRNVSQASANLAAMRSVPPEPMLLDQGPAGETARRATGAYTQQAMQREWRSFGIHLGAVYRNSPIVVAESFERAEPDVANFVQVAEAGGRAPHVWLSPGHSTLDLFGRGFVLLEFASEVGAAVGGLTRAAHAVGLPIRHQLIPEPNTIAVYGRRYALVRPDGHISWIGDAIPEEPARLIDRIRGAGGVQGTSALRTLPLSMGSVAS is encoded by the coding sequence GTGGAAACGATCGATACGCCCGTCTTGATAGTCGGCGGAGGGCCGGTCGGCTTGTCGCTTGCAATCGATCTCGGTTGGCGCGGTGTCGAAGCGCTGCTCATAGAGCAGGAGCGGCCGACGGCCCGGATGGTTCATCCTCGCATGGACAATGTCGGCATTCGCACTATGGAATTCTGCCGACGCTGGGGAATTGTCGAGGCCATCGAAATGGCCGGGTTTCCTCGCGATCTGCCGGTCAGCATCGTCTATGCGACGGGGGTCCTCGGCCACGAACTGGCGCGCGATGTCTACCCTGATAAAGCGCACGCGGTCCCGCCACCGTTTAGCCCGCAAAAGCACGAGCTATGCCCTCAAAATTTTTTCGACCCCGTACTCCAGAACGCAGCTTCGAGCTACTCGACCAACCAGTTGCTGTATCAGCACCGCCTAGAGGAATTCGAGGACAAGGGCGACCACGTCATCGCTCACGTGCGCCCGCTGCTTGGTGGCGAACCACTATGCGTGCGTGCGCAGTACCTTGCCGCCTGCGATGGGGCAAGCAGCACAGTCGCACAGCGACTCTCGCTTGGTCCGACAAACAGCAAGGTATTGAGTTGTAGCACGAACATCTTCGTTCGGTGTCCGGCTCTGGCGCAGAAGACGCTCGCCCAACGGGCGTATCGGTACGTGTTAGTCGGGCCTGAGGGGGTTTGGGGAAGCTTCGTCAATATAGACGGGCGCGATACCTGGCGGCTTCAACTGCTCGGCGACGAGACCTGGCCCAATTGGAGCGAGGCGCAGATCAACACTTTTGTGCGACGAGGAATCGGAGCCGATGTTGACTACGAGGTGCTCTCTTGGTTGCCGTGGTCCCGTCGTGAGATCACTGCGCCGAAGTTCAGCTCCGGGCGCTGCTTCCTCGTCGGCGATTCGGCCCATCAGCTCTCTCCGACCGGCGGATACGGCATGAATACGGGCATTGCCGAGGCGGTTGATCTGTCATGGAAGATCGCAGCTGTGTTGGAGGGGTGGGGCGGCCCCACACTCCTGGAAAGCTACGACACAGAGCGGCGCCCGATCGCCATGCGCAACGTGTCGCAGGCGTCCGCGAACCTAGCCGCGATGCGCTCGGTTCCTCCAGAGCCGATGCTGCTCGACCAAGGCCCTGCGGGCGAGACGGCGCGGCGCGCAACAGGAGCCTATACCCAGCAGGCCATGCAGCGGGAATGGAGGTCGTTCGGAATTCATCTTGGGGCGGTCTATCGCAATTCGCCGATCGTCGTCGCTGAATCGTTCGAACGAGCCGAGCCCGATGTCGCGAACTTCGTGCAAGTAGCCGAGGCCGGCGGCCGCGCACCTCATGTTTGGCTCTCGCCGGGCCACTCCACGTTAGACTTATTCGGTCGTGGGTTCGTGCTGCTGGAGTTCGCATCGGAGGTGGGTGCTGCTGTGGGCGGTCTGACCCGTGCGGCGCACGCGGTTGGGCTGCCAATCCGTCATCAGCTCATCCCGGAGCCAAACACCATCGCCGTCTACGGGCGCCGCTACGCTTTGGTCCGCCCGGACGGACACATCAGCTGGATTGGGGACGCTATTCCTGAAGAGCCGGCGCGGCTCATTGATCGCATCCGCGGCGCGGGCGGCGTGCAGGGCACGTCGGCATTAAGAACGCTTCCCTTGAGCATGGGCAGCGTGGCCTCATGA
- a CDS encoding SDR family oxidoreductase — protein MSLTGKTLFITGASRGIGLAIALRAAQDGANVAIAAKTVEAHRHLPGTIYSAAEAIERAGGRALPLAVDVRDESSVEAGVAQAAKTFGGIDICINNASAIHLAGTLQTDIRRFDLMAQVNARGTFITTKACLPHLMKAANPHVLMISPPLDMTPKWFAPHTAYTMAKFGMSMCVLGMSAEFADRGIAVNALWPRTAIATAAIQFALLGENGMRHCRKPESMADAAHAILSKPARAFTGNFLIDDTVLYDEGVREFTHYSVDPALPLMGDMFVPGDLPAPPGVQISSAIDTARS, from the coding sequence ATGAGTCTGACCGGCAAAACCCTGTTCATTACCGGCGCAAGCCGAGGCATTGGGCTCGCCATTGCGCTGCGAGCCGCGCAAGACGGCGCCAACGTTGCAATTGCAGCCAAGACTGTCGAGGCGCACCGGCATCTTCCCGGCACGATCTATTCTGCCGCCGAAGCCATCGAGCGAGCTGGGGGCAGGGCGTTGCCGCTGGCCGTCGACGTCCGTGATGAATCCTCCGTCGAGGCCGGCGTTGCCCAAGCGGCAAAGACGTTCGGCGGCATCGACATTTGCATCAATAATGCATCAGCGATCCATCTGGCCGGCACCCTACAAACGGATATCCGGCGCTTCGACTTGATGGCTCAAGTCAACGCACGCGGGACCTTCATCACTACCAAGGCATGCCTTCCGCACCTGATGAAGGCAGCTAATCCGCATGTCTTGATGATATCTCCGCCGCTTGACATGACGCCCAAGTGGTTCGCGCCGCACACCGCCTACACCATGGCGAAGTTCGGCATGAGCATGTGCGTGCTCGGCATGAGCGCGGAATTTGCCGATCGCGGTATTGCTGTCAATGCTCTCTGGCCCCGAACCGCCATTGCGACGGCTGCCATCCAATTTGCATTGCTCGGAGAGAACGGAATGCGTCATTGCCGCAAGCCGGAGAGCATGGCCGACGCAGCCCATGCCATCCTCTCAAAGCCTGCGCGCGCCTTCACGGGCAACTTTCTGATTGACGACACGGTGCTCTATGACGAGGGGGTGCGCGAGTTTACGCATTATAGCGTGGATCCGGCGCTGCCTTTGATGGGAGACATGTTCGTTCCGGGCGACTTGCCGGCCCCACCCGGCGTGCAGATCAGCTCCGCTATCGATACCGCACGGAGCTAA
- a CDS encoding indolepyruvate ferredoxin oxidoreductase family protein produces the protein MSNSSISLDDRYSKRGGTVLLGGVQALVRLMLLQAERDRMNGLSSAGFVSGYRGSPLGTLDAAFASAKRLTSDQKIVVQPAVNEELAATAVAGTQQIHQSPGARVDGVFALWYGKGPGLDRAADAIRHGNSQGSSPNGGVVVAVGDDHLAKSSTVACYSDETVASLLLPLLYPADPGEIVSYGLHGFAMSRLTGSWVALKVLTEVADSTRTVPAAELGNLPVRPDVTVPDIGLHNRWPDLPLDQERRQHEFRLPAALAYVRANGLDRVAVRPKDARVGFVAAGKSWNDLREALDLLGLHDSRLIELGLALYKPAMIWPLEPQGLTAFAEGLQELVIVEEKAPLIERQVKSILYGRSQAPSVWGKCGPEQHPMFSATGDLTPEQIAVQIAAVIARISGDQVVAARGERLRRHTNQRGFADVPASRRPFFCSGCPHNRSTAVPDGSRALAGIGCHGLAARNRPDTFSYSQMGGEGIHWLGLAPFTDESHVFSNMGDGTYFHSGLLAIRQAVSAKLNITYKLLYNSAVAMTGGQAVDGDLSLERLLRQLRAEGVSTIILVTDDLASYREHAEVHSLAGEVVDRDELDAVQLKLRAQPGVSIIVYDQMCATERRRKRKRGQLKETSRRVFINQLVCEGCGDCSIKSNCLSVEPVDTPLGTKRRINQSSCNTDLSCIRGFCPSFVTVEGARVNRGPKPQLTIDQPLLPLVSAAPPQHSRILLAGVGGTGIVTTSAVLAMAGHLAGRGAAVLDQIGMAQKGGAVTSHVHLGGPIHALRIPAEHCDLLLACDQIVGNASDVMASLNRGRSRVLANADVSITGDFVTNRQAVVNSSLLTRRLSTQVEPEHFAVFPFTALAQSLFGDSIAANFMMIGCAYQKGWLGLNLEDLHQAIELNGAAKEANLAALEWGRRLASDPQFVFVAAGLAEKTEQRTPEAEIQDLTTFLRNYQSNDYSQRFLDVINHIREAETKVHTGHSLTLAAARSLFKLMAYKDEYEVARLYTSGEFERAVRSQFDSFAKLSIYLAPPFLSRRDKTTGEPRKIRFGAWILPVFRILAALKILRGTPFDVFGRSAERRTERALIAEFIDALNRLPRRLSAASLPQAVAIAELPLEVRGFGHVKQKAIELFRRRLGEALAGYENAAPHLDASARTTLKA, from the coding sequence ATGAGTAATTCCTCTATCTCGCTCGATGATCGTTATTCCAAGCGCGGCGGAACAGTTCTCCTCGGCGGAGTGCAGGCGCTCGTCCGCCTGATGCTATTACAGGCCGAGCGAGATCGGATGAATGGCTTGTCGAGCGCGGGTTTCGTCAGCGGTTATCGGGGTTCACCCCTTGGTACGCTCGATGCCGCGTTTGCCTCTGCGAAGCGGCTAACGAGCGACCAAAAGATTGTGGTGCAGCCGGCGGTCAATGAAGAACTCGCGGCCACCGCCGTGGCCGGTACGCAGCAGATCCATCAATCACCCGGCGCCCGGGTCGATGGTGTTTTTGCGTTGTGGTACGGCAAGGGCCCTGGACTGGATCGCGCGGCGGACGCGATTAGGCACGGCAACTCGCAAGGTTCTTCGCCGAACGGCGGGGTGGTCGTCGCCGTGGGTGACGATCATCTGGCAAAATCCTCAACGGTCGCCTGCTACAGCGACGAGACTGTCGCCAGTCTCCTCCTCCCGCTGCTCTACCCGGCTGATCCCGGCGAGATCGTCAGCTATGGACTCCACGGCTTTGCCATGTCGCGGCTGACGGGATCTTGGGTTGCGCTAAAAGTGCTGACGGAAGTGGCCGACAGTACACGCACCGTGCCGGCCGCAGAATTAGGTAATTTGCCCGTTCGGCCCGACGTCACTGTGCCGGACATTGGCCTGCATAACCGCTGGCCTGACTTGCCGCTCGATCAGGAACGGCGGCAGCATGAATTCCGTTTGCCGGCTGCGCTTGCTTATGTCCGGGCAAACGGTCTCGATCGCGTCGCGGTGAGGCCTAAGGACGCGCGGGTCGGTTTCGTCGCGGCCGGCAAATCTTGGAATGATTTGCGCGAAGCACTCGACCTGCTGGGCCTTCACGATTCACGGCTGATCGAGCTCGGGCTGGCTCTCTACAAGCCGGCGATGATCTGGCCGCTAGAGCCTCAGGGCCTCACAGCCTTTGCCGAAGGCCTGCAGGAGCTCGTCATCGTGGAGGAGAAGGCGCCGCTGATCGAGCGCCAAGTAAAGTCTATACTCTACGGCCGGTCACAGGCTCCCTCGGTTTGGGGCAAATGTGGACCGGAGCAACACCCGATGTTTTCTGCAACGGGCGATCTAACGCCCGAGCAGATTGCTGTCCAGATCGCGGCGGTCATCGCAAGGATATCCGGTGATCAGGTCGTAGCAGCACGAGGCGAACGCTTGCGCCGGCACACGAACCAACGCGGATTTGCAGATGTGCCCGCATCCCGGCGTCCATTCTTCTGTTCCGGGTGTCCGCATAACCGGTCGACAGCCGTGCCAGATGGCAGTCGAGCTCTCGCTGGGATTGGCTGCCACGGTTTAGCCGCGCGCAATCGCCCTGACACGTTCAGCTATTCCCAGATGGGCGGCGAGGGAATCCACTGGCTCGGCCTCGCTCCGTTCACCGACGAATCGCATGTGTTTTCGAATATGGGCGATGGCACGTATTTCCATTCAGGCCTGCTCGCAATCCGCCAGGCGGTCTCTGCTAAGCTGAACATCACCTACAAGCTGCTCTACAACAGTGCTGTCGCGATGACAGGCGGTCAAGCAGTCGATGGCGACCTTTCCCTCGAGCGGCTTCTGCGCCAGCTCCGGGCCGAGGGCGTCAGCACAATAATTTTGGTCACCGATGATCTGGCGTCCTATCGTGAGCATGCCGAGGTCCACTCCCTGGCGGGAGAGGTGGTGGATCGCGACGAACTTGATGCCGTACAGCTCAAATTGCGAGCCCAACCGGGTGTAAGCATCATCGTATATGACCAGATGTGTGCTACCGAGCGCCGGCGGAAACGCAAACGTGGCCAACTGAAGGAAACCAGCCGCCGCGTCTTCATCAATCAGCTGGTCTGCGAAGGCTGCGGCGATTGCTCGATCAAGTCAAACTGCCTATCCGTGGAGCCGGTCGACACTCCACTAGGTACGAAGCGAAGAATCAATCAATCGAGCTGCAACACCGATCTCAGTTGCATTCGAGGCTTCTGTCCCAGTTTCGTAACTGTCGAGGGTGCCCGTGTGAACCGCGGGCCAAAACCGCAGCTTACGATCGACCAACCATTGCTGCCCCTGGTGAGCGCTGCGCCGCCGCAACACAGCCGCATTCTTCTTGCCGGCGTAGGTGGGACCGGAATCGTGACGACGAGCGCGGTGCTGGCAATGGCCGGACACCTGGCAGGTCGAGGGGCCGCGGTGCTGGACCAGATCGGAATGGCTCAGAAGGGCGGGGCGGTTACAAGTCACGTTCATCTTGGCGGCCCCATTCATGCTTTGCGGATTCCAGCGGAGCACTGTGACCTTCTCCTGGCTTGCGACCAGATCGTCGGCAATGCATCGGACGTGATGGCATCTCTCAACCGAGGGCGGAGCCGCGTCCTCGCCAATGCTGACGTGTCCATCACTGGAGATTTCGTCACTAATCGTCAGGCCGTCGTGAATTCGAGTTTGCTGACGAGACGGCTGAGCACACAAGTTGAACCGGAACATTTCGCGGTGTTTCCCTTCACGGCTTTGGCACAATCTTTGTTCGGCGATTCGATCGCCGCCAATTTCATGATGATCGGGTGCGCTTATCAGAAAGGCTGGCTTGGCCTTAACCTTGAGGACCTCCACCAGGCGATCGAACTCAATGGCGCCGCCAAGGAGGCAAATCTCGCTGCGCTTGAGTGGGGGCGTCGGTTAGCTTCCGACCCTCAATTCGTCTTTGTTGCAGCAGGCCTGGCCGAAAAGACTGAGCAGCGCACCCCTGAGGCGGAGATCCAAGATCTTACGACATTTCTTCGCAACTATCAGAGCAATGACTACAGCCAGCGTTTCCTTGATGTCATCAACCACATCCGTGAGGCGGAGACTAAGGTTCATACTGGCCATTCGCTAACGCTGGCTGCTGCGCGATCCCTGTTCAAGCTGATGGCCTACAAGGATGAGTACGAGGTTGCCAGACTCTATACGAGCGGAGAGTTCGAGCGGGCAGTCCGATCTCAGTTTGATAGCTTCGCAAAGCTGTCAATCTATCTTGCACCGCCTTTTCTGTCTCGCCGCGACAAGACAACGGGAGAGCCGCGCAAGATCCGGTTCGGAGCTTGGATCTTGCCCGTCTTCAGAATCTTGGCGGCCTTGAAGATCTTGCGCGGAACACCCTTCGACGTCTTCGGAAGGAGCGCCGAGCGCCGCACCGAGCGTGCTCTGATCGCCGAATTCATCGATGCCTTGAACCGCTTACCCCGTCGATTGTCAGCGGCATCGCTTCCACAGGCTGTCGCCATTGCTGAGCTACCGCTCGAGGTGCGTGGCTTCGGCCACGTGAAGCAAAAGGCGATCGAATTGTTCCGGCGGCGCCTTGGGGAGGCGCTCGCAGGTTACGAAAATGCGGCGCCTCACTTGGACGCTAGCGCGCGCACTACGCTAAAGGCATGA
- a CDS encoding carotenoid oxygenase family protein: MAAELGRDIFFNGDGMVGAFRFKDGHVDFTSKYVLTDKFVAERAARRALYGAYRNPFTDDPSVAGTIRSTANTNVVVHHGLLLALKEDGPPVAMRPDTLETIGNYRFDGKMTSQTFTAHPKIDPTNGELIGFGYAAKGVTTTDIAYYVIDRGGHVVHEAWFNAPRAAMIHDFAVTENYVVFPVSSLTSDIERLKQGEPAFAWQPNVDQIYGVLPRRGSGKDIRWFTVPTNGFQGHTINAWDEGHKVYLDLPVVNDNVFWFFPEYSGHVPDPRSLRQAMTRWTFDLSSNSPVPQAEIFTQTMGEFPHVDERYATRPYRHAFLALIDPFAPYDADRCGPPSVNAFLNGLAHLDIATGKSERWLPGPTSSVQEPVFAPRSPNAPEGDGYVIALVNRLDERRSGLVILDTQHFADGPVAVAHLPLRLRNGLHGNSVPSSELTAPN, translated from the coding sequence ATGGCCGCCGAGCTTGGCCGTGACATCTTTTTTAACGGCGATGGCATGGTTGGCGCCTTCCGTTTCAAGGATGGTCATGTCGACTTTACGTCGAAATATGTCCTGACCGACAAGTTCGTTGCGGAGCGGGCGGCGCGCCGCGCCCTCTACGGCGCCTACCGCAATCCGTTCACTGACGATCCATCGGTTGCCGGTACTATCCGAAGCACGGCCAATACCAACGTCGTCGTTCACCATGGGCTGTTGCTCGCGCTGAAGGAGGACGGACCGCCGGTCGCGATGCGGCCAGATACGCTTGAAACGATCGGTAACTACCGTTTTGACGGAAAGATGACCAGTCAGACATTTACGGCTCACCCCAAGATCGATCCGACCAATGGCGAGCTGATTGGCTTTGGTTATGCCGCCAAGGGTGTGACGACCACCGATATCGCCTATTACGTCATCGATCGCGGCGGACACGTGGTGCATGAAGCTTGGTTTAATGCGCCGCGGGCAGCGATGATACACGACTTCGCCGTGACGGAAAACTATGTCGTCTTTCCCGTGAGCTCGCTGACGTCGGACATCGAACGCCTGAAGCAGGGCGAACCGGCCTTTGCCTGGCAGCCGAATGTGGACCAAATCTATGGGGTTCTGCCCCGCCGCGGCAGCGGAAAAGATATTCGTTGGTTTACAGTGCCGACGAACGGCTTCCAGGGCCACACCATCAATGCATGGGACGAAGGACACAAAGTCTATCTCGACCTGCCCGTCGTCAATGACAACGTGTTCTGGTTCTTCCCAGAATATAGTGGGCACGTGCCTGATCCCCGGTCCCTGCGTCAAGCCATGACGAGATGGACATTTGATCTATCTAGCAACAGCCCCGTTCCTCAGGCCGAGATCTTTACCCAAACGATGGGCGAGTTCCCCCATGTGGACGAGCGTTACGCCACGCGGCCCTATCGTCATGCCTTTCTCGCCCTTATCGACCCCTTCGCTCCGTATGACGCGGATCGCTGTGGCCCGCCCTCGGTCAACGCTTTCCTCAACGGCCTCGCTCACCTGGATATAGCGACCGGAAAGAGCGAGCGCTGGCTACCCGGTCCCACCTCGTCTGTCCAAGAACCGGTGTTTGCTCCCCGATCCCCTAATGCGCCGGAGGGAGACGGCTACGTCATTGCGCTCGTCAACAGGCTCGACGAAAGGCGGAGCGGCCTCGTCATCTTGGACACTCAACATTTTGCAGATGGCCCGGTCGCAGTCGCTCACTTACCGCTGCGGCTACGCAACGGCTTGCACGGCAACTCGGTGCCTTCAAGCGAGCTCACTGCACCAAACTGA
- a CDS encoding VOC family protein: MSVQSLPADLHKATSALPSPRVSEIVLQTAQYELMRDWYSSVLGLSWSITNPGGAPENRRRFAGSPKQTRASDVRSCFMFLDRSPVHGQVLALFELPELSDSPSRDPGLNHFQFRHANLAALLDRVELLLGAGLQAHRASNHGPVTSYYFSDPDQNVVELCCNNFDDAEKLKAFIDSDAFKNNPSGIDVDPKDFLARFRAGEPLDQLLKI; this comes from the coding sequence ATGAGCGTCCAATCGCTACCCGCCGACCTGCACAAGGCAACCTCCGCGCTGCCTTCGCCGCGCGTTTCGGAGATCGTTCTGCAAACTGCACAGTACGAGCTGATGCGCGACTGGTACTCATCTGTGCTGGGATTGAGCTGGAGCATCACAAATCCTGGCGGTGCCCCGGAAAACCGGCGCCGTTTCGCCGGCTCGCCCAAACAGACCCGAGCTAGCGACGTGCGATCCTGTTTCATGTTCTTGGACCGCTCGCCGGTTCATGGGCAGGTCCTGGCGCTATTCGAGCTGCCAGAGCTATCCGACTCGCCCAGCCGCGATCCCGGCTTGAATCACTTTCAATTTCGTCACGCAAATCTGGCGGCGCTGCTGGATCGCGTGGAATTGTTGCTCGGCGCTGGTCTGCAAGCCCACCGCGCTTCCAACCACGGTCCAGTGACAAGCTATTATTTCTCAGATCCAGACCAGAACGTCGTTGAGCTTTGCTGCAACAATTTTGACGACGCCGAGAAACTCAAGGCCTTCATCGACTCTGACGCTTTCAAGAACAATCCCTCTGGCATTGATGTCGACCCGAAGGATTTCTTGGCGCGCTTCCGCGCCGGCGAGCCATTAGACCAGCTGCTTAAGATCTGA
- a CDS encoding nuclear transport factor 2 family protein: protein MQRDRLERAADILEAQATVLSFMEHFDYGNAEAAAGLFTEDGVWHRGDGLVRGKGMLVDLINRRDRNLVVRHLISNIRSEWLNEDRILIHAYVTLLSQRSETTPQQFPLPFDGVAGFGRYEDELHRSDGRWLIARKKTVTELKKK, encoded by the coding sequence ATGCAGCGGGATAGGCTAGAACGAGCGGCGGATATCCTCGAGGCTCAAGCGACGGTCTTGAGCTTCATGGAGCATTTTGACTATGGCAATGCCGAGGCCGCTGCAGGGCTCTTCACAGAAGATGGTGTCTGGCACCGCGGCGATGGCCTTGTACGCGGCAAGGGCATGCTTGTTGATCTTATCAATCGCCGCGATCGCAACCTGGTCGTCCGACACCTGATCTCCAACATCAGATCGGAATGGCTGAACGAAGATCGCATTCTTATTCACGCGTACGTAACTCTGCTCAGCCAGCGCAGTGAGACCACTCCTCAACAGTTTCCTCTGCCATTTGATGGCGTAGCAGGATTTGGCCGTTACGAAGACGAGCTGCATCGGAGCGACGGGCGCTGGTTGATCGCAAGAAAGAAAACGGTGACCGAACTCAAGAAAAAATAA
- a CDS encoding MFS transporter: MMTSVNTPALPAVGDLSPQVQLRGIEATKVVLGSGIGMLTNFGPIVIYTFGTFLLPIVNDTGWSRASVAAALAPAALCSGFSQPIVGWLVDRYGPRVFAGFSFALFALGLIALGQLPRDPLSFAIFMGLLGLLGAGQGITAFTYIVTRTFSTFRGFALGIINAASAAGIMLMPAIATFSIAEYGWRNSYAAIGAGVAILGAVAVIWLIPGKERFQKSAASAQSSKLVFGELLSAPIFWMLALAFLLMTLAIQGMIVHMTPLLIDRGFRPVDAAAVMATYGMTMLVARFLLGSMLDRWSPRLVAVVGCLGPVAAGLLLVSTRQTSMVYLAAALLALGAGAESDLIPYTVARQFGVAQLGQKIGLFIVVFAIGVAIGPLMFSAVQALRGNYDIALIASSALMLAASVIFALIPSASLSQNGEKSG, encoded by the coding sequence ATGATGACGAGCGTTAATACGCCTGCGCTGCCGGCCGTTGGCGACCTGTCGCCGCAGGTTCAGCTACGTGGAATAGAGGCAACAAAGGTCGTGCTCGGTTCCGGAATTGGCATGTTGACCAATTTCGGGCCGATCGTAATCTATACTTTCGGAACATTCCTGCTGCCAATTGTCAACGATACGGGCTGGTCGAGGGCCAGCGTGGCTGCCGCTCTTGCGCCAGCTGCTCTCTGCTCCGGCTTCTCGCAGCCAATCGTCGGGTGGCTGGTCGACCGATATGGGCCGCGCGTCTTTGCAGGCTTTTCTTTCGCTTTGTTTGCGCTCGGCCTGATTGCACTCGGTCAACTTCCACGTGATCCCTTAAGTTTTGCAATCTTTATGGGCCTGCTCGGACTCCTTGGCGCGGGGCAAGGGATCACGGCTTTCACCTACATAGTCACTCGGACTTTTTCGACCTTTCGTGGGTTTGCGCTCGGCATCATTAATGCAGCCTCGGCCGCCGGCATCATGTTAATGCCCGCGATCGCCACCTTTTCCATTGCAGAATACGGCTGGCGCAACAGCTACGCAGCGATCGGCGCTGGGGTCGCAATCCTTGGCGCAGTAGCCGTCATCTGGCTCATTCCCGGCAAGGAGCGCTTTCAGAAGTCCGCCGCTTCCGCGCAATCCTCCAAGCTTGTCTTCGGTGAGCTTTTGTCTGCTCCAATTTTTTGGATGCTTGCGTTGGCATTCCTACTGATGACGCTCGCCATTCAAGGTATGATTGTCCACATGACACCGTTGTTGATCGATCGCGGCTTTCGGCCCGTCGATGCGGCGGCTGTGATGGCGACATACGGCATGACGATGCTGGTAGCCCGCTTCTTGCTCGGGTCCATGCTTGATCGATGGTCTCCACGGTTGGTAGCGGTCGTTGGTTGCCTCGGTCCTGTGGCTGCCGGACTGCTGTTGGTCTCGACACGGCAGACTTCTATGGTTTATTTGGCCGCAGCTCTTCTTGCGCTTGGAGCGGGAGCAGAGTCGGATCTCATCCCATACACTGTCGCACGGCAATTCGGCGTTGCCCAGCTGGGGCAAAAGATCGGGCTGTTTATCGTCGTGTTCGCCATTGGCGTAGCCATTGGCCCGCTGATGTTTTCCGCGGTTCAAGCCTTGCGGGGAAACTACGACATCGCGCTCATCGCCAGTAGCGCCCTGATGCTGGCGGCGTCAGTCATCTTTGCTTTGATCCCATCCGCCTCGTTAAGCCAAAACGGCGAAAAGAGCGGCTGA
- a CDS encoding fumarylacetoacetate hydrolase family protein — MKVARFARNGSVSIGLVKGDGIISLSPFDKGLSDIDEVVAAEGWARAEKLMTREPDLKIGDVEFLPPLSARARVFCVGFNYKAHVDETGNEAPAYPTFFQRTHESFVGNRQLLLRPKVSERLDYEGELALIIGRTCHRVEEGRALDYVGGYTCLNEGSVRDYQKHSATGMTGKNFDSSGSIGPWIVAATDVPHPDRLALSTRLNGEVVQQASTSQLIYGLPRLISYLSSVLRLLPGDIIATGTPAGVGSRRVPPRWLRAGDRVEVEISGVGILENAVIDEPT; from the coding sequence ATGAAAGTAGCTCGATTTGCTCGGAATGGCTCGGTCAGCATCGGCCTTGTGAAGGGCGACGGCATCATCTCCCTGTCGCCGTTTGATAAAGGCCTATCTGATATCGATGAAGTAGTGGCTGCGGAAGGCTGGGCTCGCGCAGAAAAGCTTATGACACGCGAGCCTGACCTGAAGATTGGTGACGTTGAGTTTCTTCCTCCCCTGTCTGCTAGGGCCAGGGTGTTCTGCGTTGGCTTCAACTATAAAGCTCACGTAGACGAGACCGGAAACGAGGCGCCTGCTTACCCGACTTTTTTCCAGCGAACGCACGAGAGCTTCGTTGGGAATCGCCAGCTGCTGCTTCGGCCTAAAGTGTCTGAGCGCCTCGATTACGAGGGGGAGCTTGCTCTCATCATCGGCCGGACGTGCCACAGAGTGGAGGAGGGAAGGGCGCTCGACTACGTCGGCGGGTACACCTGTCTAAACGAGGGCAGTGTCCGAGATTACCAAAAACACTCTGCCACTGGCATGACGGGCAAGAATTTCGATTCGAGCGGATCCATAGGACCCTGGATCGTGGCGGCGACTGACGTCCCGCATCCGGACCGCCTCGCGCTTTCCACGCGCTTAAACGGCGAGGTGGTTCAACAGGCATCGACGAGCCAGCTGATCTATGGGTTACCGCGGCTTATAAGCTATCTGTCCAGTGTTCTCAGGCTCCTGCCAGGCGATATCATCGCGACCGGTACTCCAGCAGGAGTTGGGTCGCGTCGCGTTCCGCCGCGTTGGCTGCGCGCTGGCGACCGGGTCGAGGTGGAGATCTCAGGCGTCGGAATTTTGGAAAACGCGGTGATCGACGAACCGACGTGA